The Paraburkholderia acidisoli genome contains a region encoding:
- a CDS encoding class I SAM-dependent methyltransferase, translating to MSSKNYEVRPNQSIELLKELHILTRDGKMNQDSRRKLKQVYHLFQFIEPLLKELKEDGRDVTLVDHGAGKSYLGFILYDLFFKDQRDRSHIFGIETRDELVARSQELATRLGFGGGMSFLNLSVAESITSSQLPPQVDVVTALHACDTATDDAIRFALKKQARFIVVVPCCQAEVAGVLRRNKGKSLGQALTEIWRHPLHTREFGSQITNVLRCLQLEAHGYQVSVTELVGWEHSMKNELIIAQYKDLPRKRPAARLNEILDTFGLAEMRERFFVDEAGEDASEAVTSEA from the coding sequence ATGTCCAGCAAGAACTACGAAGTCCGCCCGAACCAGTCGATCGAACTGCTCAAAGAGCTGCATATCCTCACGCGCGACGGCAAGATGAACCAGGATAGCCGCCGCAAGCTCAAGCAGGTCTATCACCTGTTCCAGTTCATCGAGCCCCTTCTCAAAGAACTGAAAGAGGACGGCCGCGACGTCACGCTCGTCGATCACGGCGCCGGCAAGTCTTATCTGGGCTTCATTCTCTACGACCTGTTCTTCAAGGATCAGCGCGACAGGTCACATATCTTCGGCATTGAGACGCGCGACGAACTCGTGGCGCGCTCGCAGGAACTCGCCACGCGCCTCGGTTTCGGCGGCGGCATGTCGTTCCTGAATCTTTCGGTGGCCGAATCGATTACCTCGTCGCAACTGCCGCCGCAGGTCGACGTGGTCACGGCGCTGCACGCCTGCGACACCGCCACCGACGACGCCATTCGCTTCGCGCTCAAGAAGCAGGCGCGCTTTATCGTCGTGGTGCCGTGCTGTCAGGCGGAAGTGGCGGGCGTGCTGCGCCGGAACAAGGGCAAGTCGCTCGGGCAGGCGCTCACGGAAATCTGGCGCCACCCGCTGCATACGCGCGAATTTGGGAGCCAGATCACCAACGTGCTGCGCTGCCTGCAACTGGAGGCGCACGGCTATCAGGTGAGCGTGACGGAACTGGTGGGCTGGGAGCACTCGATGAAGAACGAACTCATCATCGCCCAGTACAAGGATCTGCCGCGCAAGCGCCCGGCCGCGCGGCTCAACGAGATTCTCGACACGTTCGGGCTGGCCGAAATGCGCGAGCGGTTTTTCGTGGATGAAGCCGGCGAGGACGCCTCCGAAGCGGTGACTTCGGAAGCGTAA
- a CDS encoding type II toxin-antitoxin system HicA family toxin has product MNTIPDGNAEQKFQELLTKLVQVPDWTEKQQLELEMARDISLEMLRVAETMRDGAADLETCLILLKYAKVLDFVMSALASRRDIKPQTLRVIFKLAGLKVDEAYPG; this is encoded by the coding sequence ATGAATACGATACCCGACGGAAATGCAGAGCAGAAATTCCAGGAACTGCTGACGAAACTGGTCCAGGTTCCCGACTGGACGGAAAAGCAGCAACTGGAACTGGAAATGGCGCGCGACATCTCGCTGGAGATGCTGCGCGTAGCGGAAACCATGCGCGACGGCGCGGCCGATCTCGAAACCTGCCTGATCTTGCTGAAGTACGCCAAGGTGCTCGATTTCGTGATGTCGGCGCTCGCCTCGCGACGCGACATCAAACCGCAAACCTTGCGCGTGATCTTCAAGCTCGCCGGCCTCAAGGTCGACGAGGCCTACCCAGGGTAG